In the Tissierellales bacterium genome, ATATTGAAACTTCTAAGGGAGGGGGATTTGTTCCAATTGACAGATTCGTTAATGACATTAAAAATAAATTAGGAAAAGAAAAGACCATTATTATATCAAGTCAATTAGGAATACCTATAGGGGTATATCAAGGAAATTCAGTTTATGTAACTGTACCTGATAACATTCCAAAAACTACAAGATTAAATATAGATGGTAAAAGTTTATATATCCATAGAGCTAATTATACTATTCTTGATACTAATATGATTAAATAATTATACTTTATTTTTAAAAATTAAGAACCTTTGGATTAGCTAACCTAAGGGTTCTTAAATTACCTAATTAATCATATAGTCCCCTATATTAACTATTGGTATAACTACTTATAGCAACATAATCTTCTTCATTTTGTGGCCTATAACCTTTTTCTAATAACTCTCTAATGTATAATTTATTATATATGAATGCAAATATTATATTACTAACTATTGACCCTATACCCATTGTTGGCACTCCAGCAAGAAAAGCGATTCCTAACATAATCAATGCCCATTTTAAATCCCCCCTTATAAGTGGTACAAATAATCCAAAAAAGAAAGTAGTCCATGAAAAACCAATTTTAACTTCCTTTACCATTCCAGATTCATGTTTTAACACTTTTTTCATACAAAATATCCCCTTTTTATAATAATAAATAATGCTCCTTTATATAATACAGGATTACTATGAAACAGTTGGTATCATTCCTAACTTTATCTAAATAGAAAAAGGAACTCTTTATAATTTTTTTACAATTCCCTATAGTAAAAAGATCTAAAAAAAACTATTTAATAGATAGAAAGATAAAAATTTATAACTAGAAAGGAGGTGGAATTTATGACAAAAATATTTTTAGACCCTGGTCATGGTGGTGGGGACCCTGGTGCAGTAGGTAATGGTTTAAAAGAAAAAGATGTGGTTTTATCTATTACCTTAAAAATCGGGAAAATATTGAAGAGACATAATTTAGAAGTACTTTACTCTAGAACTACAGATGTTTTCGTAGGACTTTCCGATAGGGCTAGAAAAGCTAATAATGCTAATGCAGATTATTTTATATCTATTCATTCAAATGCTTATAGTGATCCTAGTGCTCAAGGAGTAGAAACCTATAGTTATCCAGGTGCTACAAAAGCGGCTCTATTATCCCGCTCTATACAAAATGCAATAATCAGTGCTGGAGTATATACTAAGAACAGAGGGACAAAAACTGCCAATTTTGCAGTGTTACGAGAAACTAAAATGACTGCTGTACTTGTAGAGACAGCTTTTATAACAAATAGTCAAGACGCGAACTTATTGAGATACAGACAAGATGATTTTGCGGAAGCTATTTCAAAAGGTATTTTAAGCTTTCTTGGAATTAGCTATATCCCTGAAAAATTATACAGGGTACAGGTTGGTGCCTTCAGTATTAGAGCAAATGCTGAAAAATTAGTAAATGAGCTAAAAGGTAAAGGTTATGAAACCATAATAGTCAGATCAGGTGGCTTATACAAAGTTCAAGTAGGAGCATTTAGTGTTAGGGCAAATGCGGAAAAGCTTGTACGACAATTGAAGACAGATGGGTATGATGCTTTTATAGTGTAGTATAAGTAAGGCTAGGTCAAACACCTAGCCTTATTTAGATATTACTATAAGAACATTTTTCATAGGAAACACCATATTTTTAGTCCTTCTAAATCTGTCTAATTAGCAAATAGACTAAAACTAGAAATTTTACTCAGTTTATTAACCCAAACATCTCATTCCCCAATCACATAATACTAGCTATTAAAGATTATATATAGAAATCAATATATAACTGTGGGAAATTTTATGTATAGATATATTCAAATACCATAATTACCTATATTAGGCCTTAAGTCTAAAGGATTAGTTATTATAGGGTGCGAAAGGATTTTTTCTTTCTTCTTTCGAAATATTTTCTATATTTATTGTATTTTCACCTTCTGGAAATACATCCAATATACTATAGGCTCTAAGGGTTATCTCTCCCATAATCTTTCCCTCATTCCTATCTATTTTTAAATTAGTAACAATAAATTTTCTCGAAGATTTTTTCACTCTAGAAATGAAATCTAATAATTCTTCATATTTCCCTTCGTAAAATAGGGTTGTATCCATAAATTCTATAGTCAATTCCTCTGACTCACTTTTTTCTTCAACTTCCGTTTCTGCAAAATCTATATTAACAACCTTTAAATTAGAAATATCAATTAATTCATTTAAAACATACAATATTTCAGCTTGTTCTATATTAGGGAAATATCCATTTAATAACCTTTGACTTTCATTACTTAAGTTATTAAAATTACCTTTTGACTTCTCATATTCATCTAACAGAGTGTTGACTTTCTTTATTTCCTCTTCATATTTTACCTTCTCCGACTTTAAATTAATAATTTTATTTTTCTGAGGTAAAAAAATAAAATTATTAATTCCCCAAAAAATAATAATTATTATCAGTAGAAGAATAAGACTTTTTTCTCTTTTAGTTAATTTCATCATCAATCCCACTCTCCTCGTCCCTTAATTTTAGGTGGATAGAGAAGTTGTATTTGCTATTTTCTAGTAATATATTTGAAATAAAAGTATTAAGAAAAATTTCAGTATCCTGTAAACTATATTGGAATTTTGCAATTGAATATTTATCTTTTGACACCCCATATAACTCTATAGAGTTTATATCTCCATTTATTGAAGTTAAAAGGATATCTTCTGGCATTTTACTGCTAATGACTTGTAATAATTCTTCATTTATTAAATCATATTCTTCTATCTTTTCATCAGCTAATTTAATTTTTGTCATATTTTCCTTAATCTTATCTACTTTTTCCTGCTCACTTAATAATTCTTCTACTTTCCCTTTATTTTTTTCATTTTCCACCTGATTTCTAAGTTGGGAAACCTCGTTATTTAAACTTTTTATTTTAATTTGATTTTTTACACCTAAAATTACAATAAATAAAACAAATACTAATATACTTAAATAAGTTAACTTCTCTTTTTCTATTTTAAACTCTTTTTTCTCTATATACGGTTCAAAAAAGTTTAAATCCTTCATTTTACTCATCCTCATTCCTAATTAAAGAACCTATGCAATTCATATATTTATTCGTATCCTTCATGATAAATATTCCGTCTATATTTTCAATTAATATAGTAGGAATATTATAATAATCCTCAAATAGTTTGTCCACATTTTCTATATTTGATAGTCCTCCACATAATAAAATACTATGAATTTCATTTTCTATTTCTCTTGATATATAGTATTTAAATACAGTATGAATTTTTCCCATAATATCTTCAGCACTTTCATTAACTATGTCTTTCTTTAAATCTTTACCACCAACATCAATGATACGTGCTACCTGTATATAACCATCCTTTAAAATTGTTATATTTGTATTGCTATGACCTAAATCTATTAAAGCAAAGGTCTTTTCTTTTGTTTCATATTTATTGTTTATACTAAAACTATAATCTATAAGCTTCGCAATGCTATTTGATTGAAAATCTAATACTTTAGGTTCCAAACCTATGTTTTTTAGAAGACAGAAATGGCCTTCTACTATTTCTTTAGGAATAGCTATTAAAAGAATATTCTGTTTTTGTCTATAGTTTTCTTCAATTTTCTCCACAATTCTATACTGCACTATATATTCTTTTGTCTCTATAGGTAAATATTCTTCTAATTTATATTTTAATATTCCATCAATTTCCTCTTTACCTACATTAGGAAGAGTAATTTCCCTTGTGAAAACAGAGGAACTTTTAATGTTCATATAAGCATTTTTTGTCCTAATTTCATTTTTAGAAAGCCCTTCTTCTAAACTATAAGACAAAAGTTCCTTATTAATTATGTACCCATTTTCATAGGCTTTTTCTGGAGTTAAAAAAGAAAAATATTTATTTATTTCTACCTCTTTGTTTTTTATTCTTCCTTCTACAACTTTAGTTTCATAAGAACCTAGATCTATAGAAACTACTTTTTTATTAAAAAGAGATGACAAA is a window encoding:
- a CDS encoding PilN domain-containing protein, translating into MKDLNFFEPYIEKKEFKIEKEKLTYLSILVFVLFIVILGVKNQIKIKSLNNEVSQLRNQVENEKNKGKVEELLSEQEKVDKIKENMTKIKLADEKIEEYDLINEELLQVISSKMPEDILLTSINGDINSIELYGVSKDKYSIAKFQYSLQDTEIFLNTFISNILLENSKYNFSIHLKLRDEESGIDDEIN
- a CDS encoding N-acetylmuramoyl-L-alanine amidase, which produces MTKIFLDPGHGGGDPGAVGNGLKEKDVVLSITLKIGKILKRHNLEVLYSRTTDVFVGLSDRARKANNANADYFISIHSNAYSDPSAQGVETYSYPGATKAALLSRSIQNAIISAGVYTKNRGTKTANFAVLRETKMTAVLVETAFITNSQDANLLRYRQDDFAEAISKGILSFLGISYIPEKLYRVQVGAFSIRANAEKLVNELKGKGYETIIVRSGGLYKVQVGAFSVRANAEKLVRQLKTDGYDAFIV
- the pilM gene encoding pilus assembly protein PilM, giving the protein MGLSSLFNKKVVSIDLGSYETKVVEGRIKNKEVEINKYFSFLTPEKAYENGYIINKELLSYSLEEGLSKNEIRTKNAYMNIKSSSVFTREITLPNVGKEEIDGILKYKLEEYLPIETKEYIVQYRIVEKIEENYRQKQNILLIAIPKEIVEGHFCLLKNIGLEPKVLDFQSNSIAKLIDYSFSINNKYETKEKTFALIDLGHSNTNITILKDGYIQVARIIDVGGKDLKKDIVNESAEDIMGKIHTVFKYYISREIENEIHSILLCGGLSNIENVDKLFEDYYNIPTILIENIDGIFIMKDTNKYMNCIGSLIRNEDE